The Impatiens glandulifera chromosome 8, dImpGla2.1, whole genome shotgun sequence genome includes a window with the following:
- the LOC124912613 gene encoding NDR1/HIN1-like protein 1: MAADDDTLTIPRPLVNLTNQNTRKKTRLIVLIMFNLTIISFILIIRFAHPQKPKFLLQDATVFIFNLSTSPPNLLNSTLQITIASQNPNKVSGIYYDDLGIYAEYKEQQITYQTAIPRVYQDHKETNVWSLFINGGNVPIAPYNVPVLRWDQSNGFINLVIKIDGHVRWKIGSFTTRKYHFHVVCNANMDFRGKFSNNDGVVVFSSVKYQLYRRCTVAV, translated from the coding sequence ATGGCAGCCGACGACGATACCTTAACAATTCCAAGGCCTCTAGTGAATCTTACAAATCAAAATACAAGAAAGAAGACGAGGCTAATCGTCTTAATCATGTTCAATTTAACCATCATATCATTCATCCTAATCATACGTTTCGCTCACCCTCAAAAACCTAAATTCCTCCTTCAAGATGCAACCGTCTTCATCTTCAACCTCTCAACATCTCCTCCAAATCTTCTCAATTCCACTTTACAGATCACCATAGCTTCTCAAAACCCTAACAAGGTCTCCGGCATCTATTATGACGATCTGGGTATTTATGCAGAGTACAAGGAACAACAAATCACTTATCAAACTGCAATTCCTCGAGTTTATCAGGATCATAAAGAGACTAATGTTTGGTCATTGTTTATTAATGGAGGTAACGTACCGATTGCTCCGTATAATGTTCCTGTTCTTAGATGGGATCAGTCAAATGGGTTTATTAATCTTGTTATTAAGATTGATGGACATGTTCGATGGAAGATTGGTTCGTTTACGACTCGTAAGTATCATTTTCATGTTGTTTGTAATGCTAATATGGATTTTAGAGGTAAATTTAGTAATAATGATGGTGTTGTTGTGTTTTCATCGGTTAAGTATCAGCTTTACCGGCGATGTACCGTCGCCGTCTAA